From a single Centropristis striata isolate RG_2023a ecotype Rhode Island chromosome 14, C.striata_1.0, whole genome shotgun sequence genomic region:
- the LOC131985311 gene encoding cbp/p300-interacting transactivator 3-like — MAEHMMMPMTHGFRMGMNGPPQHNGQPGMRPLPNGQVMHYGRNPQNNMEAAMRQRQGMVGPGMMAGPVNGAPMANHHHQMMSGNMMYNGQGPQQQQHHHMHPQQQQQQQQQQQQGGHPQQYLPGNLTSQQLMASMHLQKLNTQYHGHPLVSANGHHMPNGAQYRVGPAQLSGMQHIGGPLGLNGMDMDLIDEEVLTSLVLEFGLDRVQELPELFLGQNEFDFISDFVCKQQPSTVSC; from the coding sequence ATGGCTGAACACATGATGATGCCCATGACCCACGGCTTCAGGATGGGCATGAATGGACCTCCACAGCACAACGGCCAGCCTGGCATGCGCCCCCTGCCCAACGGCCAGGTGATGCACTATGGCAGGAACCCTCAAAACAACATGGAAGCTGCCATGAGACAGCGGCAAGGCATGGTGGGACCCGGCATGATGGCCGGCCCTGTGAACGGCGCTCCCATGGctaaccaccaccaccagatGATGTCTGGGAACATGATGTACAACGGCCAGggtcctcagcagcagcagcaccaccacatgcaccctcagcagcagcagcagcagcagcagcagcagcagcaaggtGGACACCCACAGCAGTACCTCCCTGGTAACCTCACCTCTCAGCAGCTTATGGCTAGCATGCACCTGCAGAAACTCAACACTCAATATCATGGACACCCACTGGTTTCAGCCAATGGCCACCACATGCCCAATGGTGCCCAGTACCGGGTGGGTCCGGCCCAGCTATCGGGCATGCAGCACATCGGCGGCCCTTTGGGACTAAACGGCATGGACATGGATCTGATTGACGAAGAGGTTCTGACCTCTCTGGTGCTGGAGTTTGGGTTGGATCGCGTTCAGGAGCTGCCGGAGCTCTTCTTGGGACAGAATGAGTTTGACTTCATATCAGACTTTGTGTGCAAACAGCAGCCGAGCACGGTGAGCTGTTGA